The segment GGCCAGCACGGTGTCGGCGATCGTGTTGGCGCCGCCGGAGTCGGCGAGCAGCTTGCCGAGCATCGTGCCGAGGCCGATCAGCAGGCCGACCGAGGCGACGGTGGCGCCGAAGCCGGTGGAGAAGCTGGCCAGCAGCTTGTCGAAGGGCGCGCCGGCGACGGCGGCGAGCAGCCCCGAGCCGAGCGTGAGGGCCAGGAACGGGTGCAGCTTGAACCGGGTGATCAGCAGCACGATGGCGCCGATGGCGAGCAGCACGGCGAGCAGCAGTTGGCCGTTGCTCGCGGTGTGCGGCAGCGCCGGCGCGCCGGCGGCCAGCAGGGTGGGGGTCACGGGGGTCTCCATTGACGGCCCGCCTCCGGCCGGCTGTCGGGCGTCCGGCGGCGGGGGTGTGACGTGGGGGTGGGGTGGGGGGGTTCAGCGGTTGCGCTGCGCCAGGGCCGCGACGGCGCGGTCGACGAGCGTCTCGGGGTCGGTGCCGACGTCCAGCGCGGTGCCGTCCTCGTCCGCCCGCAGCGGTTCGAGCAGGGCGTACTGGGAGTCCAGCAGCGAGGGCGGCATGAAGTGGCCGGTGCGGTGCGCCAGCCGGTCGCCGACCAGGTCGTGGGTTCCGGTCAGGTGCAGGAAGAACGCGTCCGGGCAGGCGGCCCGCAGCACGTCGCGGTAGTCCCGTTTGAGCGCGGAACAGGTGACCACTCCCCCGCTGCCGGCCGCGGCGCGCTCGCCGAGCCAGTCGCCGAGCGCGCGCAGCCAGGGCTGCCGGTCGCGGTCGTCGAGCGGGGTGCCGGCGGTCATCTTGGCGATGTTGGCGGCGGGGTGGAAGTCGTCGGCCTCCGCGTACGGGAGGCCGAGCCGGTCGGCGAGCAGCCGGGCGACGGTGGTCTTCCCGACTCCGGAGACGCCCATCACCACGACGACGGGCGGCTGCTGGTTCTCGGCACTGAGAGCCATGGGTGGTGCTCCTGTCCTTGCCTGCTTGCGTGGGCAACCTTGACGCAAAGGTATGACTTATTCAAGCGGTCGAAACCTAATCGTCATACTTTTACGCGTCCGGCCTGGTGGGCGGCGGTCCGGCCGGGCGGGACGGGCACCGCCTTCCCGCCACGGGCGCCGATAAGCTGGGCCGATGGAGATCCAGGGCCTGCCCGGCCGCCTGCTCGCCGACCTCGGCCCGGCGATCGCCTCCGGCGAACTGCCGGAGGGAACCGTGCTGCGCGCCGAGGAGCTGGAGCAGCGGTACGGGGTGTCCCGCACGGTGGTGCGGGAGGCGGTGCGGATCCTGGAGTCGATGCGGCTGGTCGAGCCGCGCCGGCGGGTCGGGATCACCGTCCGGCCGAAGGCCGACTGGGACGTGTTCGACCCGCTGGTGATCCGCTGGCGGCTGGCCGGCGCCGACCGGTCCGCGCAGCTGCGCTCGCTGGGCTCGCTGCGGGTCGCGGTGGAGCCCGCCGCGGCGGCGCTCGCGGCCCGGCACGCCGGCGACGACGACCGCCGCGAACTGAGCGCGCTGGCCGTCGAGTTGACCGTCACCGCGCGGGCCGCCGACCTGGACGCCTTCCTGGCGCACGACATCGCCTTCCACGCGGCGGTGCTCCGGGCCTCCGGCAACGAGATGTTCGCGCACCTCAAGGACACCGTGGGCGCCGTCCTCACCGGCCGCACCGAGCACCGGCTGATGCCGCACCGCCCGCGCGAGTACGCGGTGCAGCTGCACCGGGACGTCGCCCAGGCGATCTGCGCGGGCGACCCCGAGCTGGCCGAACGGGCGATGCGGACCATCGTGGTCGGCGCGCTGGAGGAACTCGACGCCACCCTGCCGAACTGAACTCCCCACCCCGCCCGCACGGTTGACCGACCCCCGGCCGCCCGGCCGGCCGGCCTCCCGGCGGGCCCGCCGGGAGGGCGCCCTTGCGGGGCCGAATACGATCCTGACGGGGACGGGGGACGAGATCGGCGCGACACGCCCGCTCCCGGTGGGATTGGCCCGGTCGGCGGCATAGCCTCAACCGGGCTGGGCAGGCCAGGTCTTGGCGCACCCGGACGGCGGGGGCGGGCCCGGGCACACGGACGCACAGGGAGTGGCGATGGCCGTTCGTCGGCGCGGTCGGCTGCCGGACGAGGTACGGGCGGCCGCCGTCCGGGCGGGGGTGTCGTTCGCGTTCACCCTGGTGGCCTTCGTGGTGGCGCTGTTCGCCTCCTGGGCCCACACCGACCTGCTGACACCGGCGTTGGCGCTGATGGCGGTGGGCGTCTTCCTCACCGCCTGGTGCCTGATCGACGTGGTGGTCTCCCGCCAGGTCGCCGCCTCCCGCCGCCGCGTCCCCAACTCGGCCGACCCGCTGGACGGTTCGCGCGGATACGGCCGGGAGGTCCAGACCCGGACCCGGCACCGCTGACCAGGCACCGCCGACCCGGCGTCAGTCCTGCTGGTAGCGGCCGGGCGTGGTGCCGAAGGCGTGCCGGAACGCCTCGATGAACGCGCTCGGCGAGCGGAAGCCGCAGGCGGCGGCCGTGCCGGTCACCGAGCGGCCCTCGGCGAGCAGCAACAGGGCGTGCTGGAGGCGCAGTTGGGTGCGCCACTGCGGAAAGCCGAGGCCCAGCTCGCGCTGGAACAGCCGGCTGAGGGTGCGTTCGGCGGCGCCGACGGCGCGGCCGAGCTCGGCCAGCGAGCGGCCGTCGGCCGGGTCGGCGGCGAGCAGTTCGGCCAGGTCGCGCAGCCGGGGGTCGGCGGGGCGCGGCAGGCCGAGCGGGAGTTCGGGGGCGTGCGCGAGCTGGTCCAGGGCGGCCTGTTCGAGGGTCCGGGCCGGGCGTCCGGCGGGGGCGTCGGGGCCGGTCAGGTGGGCGATGATCTCGCGCAGCAGCGGGGTGGCGGCGAGCACGGCGGGCGCGCTCAGCCGCAGCGGGTTGGTCTCGGCCGGGTAGATCAGGCAGCGCAACTCACTCGACCCGTGGG is part of the Kitasatospora setae KM-6054 genome and harbors:
- a CDS encoding gluconokinase — translated: MALSAENQQPPVVVVMGVSGVGKTTVARLLADRLGLPYAEADDFHPAANIAKMTAGTPLDDRDRQPWLRALGDWLGERAAAGSGGVVTCSALKRDYRDVLRAACPDAFFLHLTGTHDLVGDRLAHRTGHFMPPSLLDSQYALLEPLRADEDGTALDVGTDPETLVDRAVAALAQRNR
- a CDS encoding FadR/GntR family transcriptional regulator, with translation MEIQGLPGRLLADLGPAIASGELPEGTVLRAEELEQRYGVSRTVVREAVRILESMRLVEPRRRVGITVRPKADWDVFDPLVIRWRLAGADRSAQLRSLGSLRVAVEPAAAALAARHAGDDDRRELSALAVELTVTARAADLDAFLAHDIAFHAAVLRASGNEMFAHLKDTVGAVLTGRTEHRLMPHRPREYAVQLHRDVAQAICAGDPELAERAMRTIVVGALEELDATLPN
- a CDS encoding AraC family transcriptional regulator translates to MGGPPPAARHQPETGPSRHPLAHRQRIDWHWHDVNQLITPGRGVLEVSTPQGRWVVPPHRAVWLPAGVPHAQQAHGSSELRCLIYPAETNPLRLSAPAVLAATPLLREIIAHLTGPDAPAGRPARTLEQAALDQLAHAPELPLGLPRPADPRLRDLAELLAADPADGRSLAELGRAVGAAERTLSRLFQRELGLGFPQWRTQLRLQHALLLLAEGRSVTGTAAACGFRSPSAFIEAFRHAFGTTPGRYQQD